The genomic interval agtggcagccaatgaattgacTGCACTACTTGATTCATACAATCACAAACaagacactgtttttttttgggttgcagTAGATCACAGTCACAAGTTATCATTTTTAGTTTATAGTAAAGTGAACCCTCACCAACAACCCCCAAATCTTCTTAGTGTATAAACAActctaaaatattttataatagACAGTTTAAACCTTAAcccctttgaataaaaatgcacCATGATTGTAGTTTTatgtttgtaatcattttttaaagaaaatatgtccATTTCCCCCTGTTGTAATTgtagaaaaatgtaattttttttaaaaaaagaagtaatttTTGATGTACTAATAAGATAATACTAGTAATTCTTTGctcgccattgacagcgatcgatgtcatttcatttaaactgggagaactAGCTTTGAATGGTCACATTTCACTGCCTTTGActcttatttattcaatttattatttgtttttgcatcaatTTGGACACACCTTGAACATTTTACCACCGGCAGGGGTTCACTGTGCTACCATTTTGATGCATTTCAACATGGCGAATGAAGCATTTCGTTCCTCGCCTGATCTTTTGCGCCCTCAACAGGAGAGGCCTCCAACATCTTCCATCATGTTGTCAAGTAAGAAGGCAGACGCTGGGTCCTCgtcttcatcctcctcatcctcgGCGGGCGCGGCGGGAGGCGGCGACAGGACGCAGAGCGCCGACGGCCCGACGGCCGTTTCGGTCTCAACCGCGGGACCGGCGGACGTCAAGAAGAAAGAGAGGTCGTCCCCGAGCGGTGAGTCGGCGGGAGCCCCTCTGCCTCACCAGGGAGGCGGAGGAGGCCCCGGCGTGCTGGACCCGGACTCGGCCGAAGTCCGCCGGACCAGCCGGCGCAAGCGGCAAAAGGTAAACATTATAGAATTTCGGCGCCGCCGACAGTCCGTTGAAAAATGTCCGTGTGGTCTTGGAGCAATTCAGgttttaatgttgcttttattGTGCCTACTGTTGCAGGTGGAGTACCGCGAGATGGACGAGAGCCTGGCCAATCTGTCTGAGGACGAATATTACTCCGAGGAGGAGAGGAACGCCAAGGCGGAGAAAGAGCGCAAGCAGGTCATCCCGCCGCCCGCCCCTCCGCCGGAAGAGGAGAACGATAGTGAACCCGAGGAACCGTCTGGTGAGTCTTGCCTTCGTCTGGAAGGACTGCCAGGTGATggacaaaaaaacacttgttttgTTGTAGTGCCCTTTGGTCAATCCAGACATTTGACAGACTATGTTCGTAATCAGGTGTGGAAGGCGCTGCTTTTCAGAGTCGTCTCCCTCACGACCGCATGACATCCCAAGAAGCCGCTTGCTTCCCTGACATCATTAGCGGCCCACAGCAGACCCAAAAGGTCTTCCTATATATCCGCAACCGCACAGTAAGCGCACCTAACTCCGCTTGGCCTActcttcaaaaaataaaaacttatcTTCAAATCTCATATGGTGGTTTTTGTTTAATTCCCTCTTAGCTCCAATTGTGGCTGGACAACCCCAAAATCCAGCTGACTTTTGAGATCACCGCACAGCAGCTCGAAGCGCCATACAACAGTAAGAAACTTCATCGTAATTAGAATAATAGaatacttttctttttaaatttcatttcaacTTATTTTCTATACTTTCAGGTGATGCCGTGTTGGTCCATAGAATACACAGCTACCTGGAACGGCACGGGCTTATCAATTTTGGAATTTACAAAAGGGTCAAGACTTTACCTAGTGAGTTGACATAACAAACTAACAATGTGATGACATTCCATTTAAAGGGACATACAACACCTATTAAGAAGAATCTTTTTTCATGAAAGCGAAGGAAACGGTTCAATAATATTGAATAAATTAATGTATTTGATGTAGGAATAGAGACAATctgaaaaaatcaaacaaaaaatcaCATCATCCAGTCTAACGTTTCCATTTGCAATCTTTGAAAATACGTCTGATTGAATTTTAGCCAAGAAAACCGGAAAGGTGATCGTGATTGGCGGAGGGGTTTCCGGCTTGGCCGCAGCCCGCCAGCTACAAAGCTTCGGGATGGACGTCACCGTATTAGAATCCAGGGTGTGTAAGCTGTACAATTCTCATTTGGGTcttaaatttccttttttttgtgtctcaCTGTTggaattttctctcttttttttaaggacCGCGTCGGCGGCAGGGTGGCCACATTTAGGAAGGGCAACTACGTCGCCGATCTCGGCGCCATGGTGGTGACGGGCCTGGGTATGATTGAGTCACccatttttacttaaaaatgtgATAGGGAGCGCTGCTGTTTATAAATATTGCATTCTTTTTGGTCTGTGTTTGAATAGGAGGGAATCCTATGGCAGTTGTCAGTAAGCAGGTTAACATGGAGTTGGCTAAGATTAAACAGAAGTGCCCTCTGTATGAAGCCAATGGCCAAGCTGTGAGTATGACCAGCTTGAATGTAAGAAGGAGCGCATGGAATTGCAAAACTGTTTAAATTCAATTCGTTTTTACTTAATttcacgtatacatatatatatttttaaattccacCTAATATGTTCTCTCTTTCTCCTTCCCTCTCCTGTTTGGGCGCCTGCTGAACAACTTCAGGGTGAACGGTGCACTAGTGTATGTATTGGCTTACTTATATCATCTTTGTCTTCTGTTATactgaatatgaaatattaagGAACACCATTTCCCTTCTCACTTTGCTGGGGTCTCCTTTTTTTGAGTAGCCTAAGCTTTTTATTAGTTTACATTTTGACAACGGATAAAAGGATGGATGCAGCAAATGAGAACTACAAAATTGAACATAGATTTAATTAAATAACACTAATTAATCACTCCAAAGTCAGGGTACCTTTAGTTGGAAGAAAAACCAAGCCCCTGCATTGTGTGAAAATATTAATAGTCAACTGACTGTTACATTTTATCGTAAATGCATACCTTATTTTAGATGCCTTGTTGGTCAATTtgatagatttttctttttgtgtgacCAGGTGCCCAAAGAGAAAGATGAGATGGTGGAGCAGGAGTTTAACAGATTGCTGGAGGCCACCTCCTTCCTCAGCCACCAGCTGGACTTTAACTTCCTCAATAATAAGCCCGTCTCCTTGGGACAGGCACTGGAGGTGGTCATACAGTGAGTTTGAGCACTTAGCATTTGGGACCCTGTGGCTGTTTTACCCCTATGCTGGATACCAATTTTAACTTCTCATCCTAATAAATAACATTCACAAGAATACATTCTATACTTCTGCACATCACCTAACAATCTACATTCTTGTACGCGCAGACTGCAGGAAAAGCATGTTAAGGATGAGCAGATAGAACACTGGAACAAGATTGTGAAGACACAAGAAGAGCTGCGAGATCTTCTTAATAAGGTGAGGAACTTCTCAAACTCAAAAAAAAGGATTCTCTGAAATTCAGTGAATGGAAtgctgacctttttttttccctccatccCAGATGGTGTCCACCAAGGAGCGGGTAAAGGAGCTTCACCAGCAATTCAAAGAAGCCAGCGACGTCAAACCTCCTCGAGATATTACCGCTGAGTTCCTGGTGAAGAGTAAGCACAGAGACCTGACGTCACTCTGCAAAGTGAGCTCACGGattgcaacacacacacacgcacagccACAATACACACTTGGGCATGCACCCGTGGGAATTTTTGTCCCGGCGACGCCGACGGATTCTCCAGCGACATTGAAACTCGAGACGTCTGCACCGAGGCTTCAATTATGACGTTCCCCACTTGCGTTACAGAAGGAAACTCTTTCCGAGCGGGCGTTGTGGCTTTACATGACACGCCGCCTGTCCACATTGGACATGTCCGCTGCTACTTTGAGACACAATTAGATTTCCTCAAGGTCATAATTGGTAGCAAGGAATCCTTTAATGCAATGCTATCTTAGTAAAGCAGACAGGCTATGTTTAAGTGGTTTAATGCCTGAGCAAGATGTATTATTAGCATGGGTGcttacattttctttcttttggggggggggttgaaggctatttccatttttcccccttccccTGCCAAATGGGAAGACAGTAAATGTTTATTTCCGTCCCCCTGATGGCAAAAGATGTCCTATcccgtttggactgggagggtggcagcgagtAAAAAACtgctttaaattcacagcagcaataaatctgtatttaattcatttggTGTTTAAGTGAGGCCCTTAAATTTCAAGTAGAAGTAATGAAATAAATTAAGCAATACAGATCTAATGAAGAAATCTATTcaatttcatagtatttaaacGAGCGTCCTTTTTTTCAAACACACTTTGCACGAGTGTGTGCGGCACAGCTGTCAATTGACACAATATTGCGCTTTGTGCAGGAATACGACGAGTTGCAGGAGCAACAGGGAAAACTGGAGGAGAAACTCCAGGAGCTTGAGGCCAACCCACCCAGGTGAGCGATCTAAATGACACTTCTTCAAAAGGGCATTGTTTTAGCCGTTTTTTAATTTGCATATTCCTTTTTGCGTCCACAGTGACGTCTACCTGTCCTCCAGAGACCGCCAGATACTTGACTGGCACTTTGCCAATTTAGAGTTTGCCAATGCCACGCCGCTCTCCACCCTCTCCCTCAAACACTGGGATCAGGTACGTCCCGGGCTTTTCAATGGGGAAACCGCGACGCCGCTCGGCTCACCTGTGACTTCCGTCCGCAGGATGACGACTTTGAGTTTACCGGCAGCCACTTGACCGTGAGAAATGGTTACTCGTGTGTGCCCGTGGCTCTGGCGGAGGGATTGGACATCAAACTCAACACAGCGGTGCGGCAGGTTCGCTACACGGCTTCTGGTGAGTGGGATTCATCCCGATTGCAATTCTAGACCTTGTGGTCTGTTGAccgagtttttttgttgttgttctttttctcaCCGCATCTCCTTCCAGGCTGCGAGGTCATCGCCGTCAACACCCGCTCGGCCACGCAGACGTTCATCTACAAGTGCGACGCCGTCCTGTGCACGCTGCCGCTCGGCGTGCTCAAGCAGCAGCCGCCCGCCGTGCAGTTTGTCCCGCCGCTGCCCGAGTGGAAGACCTCCGCCATACAGAGGATGGGCTTTGGGAACCTCAACAAGGTGAGTGGGAGGAGCTTGGATTGCCATCGTCTTCCGCAGTGACATTTGAAAGCCACGCTGGTGGCCTTGCCTCGAAATGTTTCTGTTTTGCCGCAATGTGCCGCAAAACCAGATATGGTCACCAGATGGAGCTCACACGGAAGTTCTCGTAGGAAATCCTTCCACATTTTCCTGAAAGTTCTTTCTCTTTGCAAGGTGGTGTTGTGTTTCGACCGCGTGTTCTGGGACCCCAGCGTCAATCTGTTTGGTCACGTGGGATCCACCACGGCCAGTCGGGGCGAGCTCTTCCTCTTCTGGAACCTGTACAAAGGTGATTAGTTTGTTGTCTATTGATGGCGTCAGACGTCCGACCGGTTTTGATCCCATTCAAAACGGatcaatggacgtcaatggcaaccaacaaGTGTGACTCACTCTCCTTCAGCTCCCATCCTGCTTGCTCTGATGGCGGGGGAGGCGGCCGGCATCATGGAGAACATCAGCGACGACGTCATCGTGGGACGCTGCCTGGCCATCCTCAAGGGGATCTTTGGGAGCAGCGCCGTTCCTCAGGTTCGCCAACTTAGGACCGCCAGATATCGGGAACGTATCAATAACCCCGTTCACCCCCGCCGCAGCCCAAGGAGACGGTAGTGACACGTTGGCGAGCCGACCCGTGGGCGCGGGGGTCCTATTCGTACGTGGCTGCCGGCTCTTCGGGAAACGACTACGATCTGATGGCTCAACCCATCACGCCGGGTCCCGCCATCCCGGGAGCCTCGCAGGTGAggacaccccaaaaaataataataatttgacgCTGCCTCCTCGCTCAACCTGAATCGTCTTTTCCAGCCCGTGCCGCGACTCTTCTTCGCCGGCGAGCACACCATACGAAACTACCCGGCCACCGTGCACGGCGCCCTCCTCAGCGGCCTCCGAGAAGCCGGACGCATCGCCGACCAGTTCCTGGGCGCCATGTACACGCTGCCCAGGCAGGCCGCGCCC from Stigmatopora argus isolate UIUO_Sarg chromosome 15, RoL_Sarg_1.0, whole genome shotgun sequence carries:
- the kdm1a gene encoding lysine-specific histone demethylase 1A isoform X3, translated to MDITRCTEKWERPPTSSIMLSSKKADAGSSSSSSSSSAGAAGGGDRTQSADGPTAVSVSTAGPADVKKKERSSPSGESAGAPLPHQGGGGGPGVLDPDSAEVRRTSRRKRQKQVEYREMDESLANLSEDEYYSEEERNAKAEKERKQVIPPPAPPPEEENDSEPEEPSGVEGAAFQSRLPHDRMTSQEAACFPDIISGPQQTQKVFLYIRNRTLQLWLDNPKIQLTFEITAQQLEAPYNSDAVLVHRIHSYLERHGLINFGIYKRVKTLPTKKTGKVIVIGGGVSGLAAARQLQSFGMDVTVLESRDRVGGRVATFRKGNYVADLGAMVVTGLGGNPMAVVSKQVNMELAKIKQKCPLYEANGQAGERCTSVPKEKDEMVEQEFNRLLEATSFLSHQLDFNFLNNKPVSLGQALEVVIQLQEKHVKDEQIEHWNKIVKTQEELRDLLNKMVSTKERVKELHQQFKEASDVKPPRDITAEFLVKSKHRDLTSLCKEYDELQEQQGKLEEKLQELEANPPSDVYLSSRDRQILDWHFANLEFANATPLSTLSLKHWDQDDDFEFTGSHLTVRNGYSCVPVALAEGLDIKLNTAVRQVRYTASGCEVIAVNTRSATQTFIYKCDAVLCTLPLGVLKQQPPAVQFVPPLPEWKTSAIQRMGFGNLNKVVLCFDRVFWDPSVNLFGHVGSTTASRGELFLFWNLYKAPILLALMAGEAAGIMENISDDVIVGRCLAILKGIFGSSAVPQPKETVVTRWRADPWARGSYSYVAAGSSGNDYDLMAQPITPGPAIPGASQPVPRLFFAGEHTIRNYPATVHGALLSGLREAGRIADQFLGAMYTLPRQAAPTAASNPPQAQPAAATV
- the kdm1a gene encoding lysine-specific histone demethylase 1A isoform X4, whose amino-acid sequence is MDITRCTEKWERPPTSSIMLSSKKADAGSSSSSSSSSAGAAGGGDRTQSADGPTAVSVSTAGPADVKKKERSSPSGESAGAPLPHQGGGGGPGVLDPDSAEVRRTSRRKRQKVEYREMDESLANLSEDEYYSEEERNAKAEKERKQVIPPPAPPPEEENDSEPEEPSGVEGAAFQSRLPHDRMTSQEAACFPDIISGPQQTQKVFLYIRNRTLQLWLDNPKIQLTFEITAQQLEAPYNSDAVLVHRIHSYLERHGLINFGIYKRVKTLPTKKTGKVIVIGGGVSGLAAARQLQSFGMDVTVLESRDRVGGRVATFRKGNYVADLGAMVVTGLGGNPMAVVSKQVNMELAKIKQKCPLYEANGQAGERCTSVPKEKDEMVEQEFNRLLEATSFLSHQLDFNFLNNKPVSLGQALEVVIQLQEKHVKDEQIEHWNKIVKTQEELRDLLNKMVSTKERVKELHQQFKEASDVKPPRDITAEFLVKSKHRDLTSLCKEYDELQEQQGKLEEKLQELEANPPSDVYLSSRDRQILDWHFANLEFANATPLSTLSLKHWDQDDDFEFTGSHLTVRNGYSCVPVALAEGLDIKLNTAVRQVRYTASGCEVIAVNTRSATQTFIYKCDAVLCTLPLGVLKQQPPAVQFVPPLPEWKTSAIQRMGFGNLNKVVLCFDRVFWDPSVNLFGHVGSTTASRGELFLFWNLYKAPILLALMAGEAAGIMENISDDVIVGRCLAILKGIFGSSAVPQPKETVVTRWRADPWARGSYSYVAAGSSGNDYDLMAQPITPGPAIPGASQPVPRLFFAGEHTIRNYPATVHGALLSGLREAGRIADQFLGAMYTLPRQAAPTAASNPPQAQPAAATV
- the kdm1a gene encoding lysine-specific histone demethylase 1A isoform X1, yielding MDITRCTEKWERPPTSSIMLSSKKADAGSSSSSSSSSAGAAGGGDRTQSADGPTAVSVSTAGPADVKKKERSSPSGESAGAPLPHQGGGGGPGVLDPDSAEVRRTSRRKRQKQVEYREMDESLANLSEDEYYSEEERNAKAEKERKQVIPPPAPPPEEENDSEPEEPSGESCLRLEGLPGVEGAAFQSRLPHDRMTSQEAACFPDIISGPQQTQKVFLYIRNRTLQLWLDNPKIQLTFEITAQQLEAPYNSDAVLVHRIHSYLERHGLINFGIYKRVKTLPTKKTGKVIVIGGGVSGLAAARQLQSFGMDVTVLESRDRVGGRVATFRKGNYVADLGAMVVTGLGGNPMAVVSKQVNMELAKIKQKCPLYEANGQAGERCTSVPKEKDEMVEQEFNRLLEATSFLSHQLDFNFLNNKPVSLGQALEVVIQLQEKHVKDEQIEHWNKIVKTQEELRDLLNKMVSTKERVKELHQQFKEASDVKPPRDITAEFLVKSKHRDLTSLCKEYDELQEQQGKLEEKLQELEANPPSDVYLSSRDRQILDWHFANLEFANATPLSTLSLKHWDQDDDFEFTGSHLTVRNGYSCVPVALAEGLDIKLNTAVRQVRYTASGCEVIAVNTRSATQTFIYKCDAVLCTLPLGVLKQQPPAVQFVPPLPEWKTSAIQRMGFGNLNKVVLCFDRVFWDPSVNLFGHVGSTTASRGELFLFWNLYKAPILLALMAGEAAGIMENISDDVIVGRCLAILKGIFGSSAVPQPKETVVTRWRADPWARGSYSYVAAGSSGNDYDLMAQPITPGPAIPGASQPVPRLFFAGEHTIRNYPATVHGALLSGLREAGRIADQFLGAMYTLPRQAAPTAASNPPQAQPAAATV
- the kdm1a gene encoding lysine-specific histone demethylase 1A isoform X2, which gives rise to MDITRCTEKWERPPTSSIMLSSKKADAGSSSSSSSSSAGAAGGGDRTQSADGPTAVSVSTAGPADVKKKERSSPSGESAGAPLPHQGGGGGPGVLDPDSAEVRRTSRRKRQKVEYREMDESLANLSEDEYYSEEERNAKAEKERKQVIPPPAPPPEEENDSEPEEPSGESCLRLEGLPGVEGAAFQSRLPHDRMTSQEAACFPDIISGPQQTQKVFLYIRNRTLQLWLDNPKIQLTFEITAQQLEAPYNSDAVLVHRIHSYLERHGLINFGIYKRVKTLPTKKTGKVIVIGGGVSGLAAARQLQSFGMDVTVLESRDRVGGRVATFRKGNYVADLGAMVVTGLGGNPMAVVSKQVNMELAKIKQKCPLYEANGQAGERCTSVPKEKDEMVEQEFNRLLEATSFLSHQLDFNFLNNKPVSLGQALEVVIQLQEKHVKDEQIEHWNKIVKTQEELRDLLNKMVSTKERVKELHQQFKEASDVKPPRDITAEFLVKSKHRDLTSLCKEYDELQEQQGKLEEKLQELEANPPSDVYLSSRDRQILDWHFANLEFANATPLSTLSLKHWDQDDDFEFTGSHLTVRNGYSCVPVALAEGLDIKLNTAVRQVRYTASGCEVIAVNTRSATQTFIYKCDAVLCTLPLGVLKQQPPAVQFVPPLPEWKTSAIQRMGFGNLNKVVLCFDRVFWDPSVNLFGHVGSTTASRGELFLFWNLYKAPILLALMAGEAAGIMENISDDVIVGRCLAILKGIFGSSAVPQPKETVVTRWRADPWARGSYSYVAAGSSGNDYDLMAQPITPGPAIPGASQPVPRLFFAGEHTIRNYPATVHGALLSGLREAGRIADQFLGAMYTLPRQAAPTAASNPPQAQPAAATV
- the kdm1a gene encoding lysine-specific histone demethylase 1A isoform X5, producing the protein MLSSKKADAGSSSSSSSSSAGAAGGGDRTQSADGPTAVSVSTAGPADVKKKERSSPSGESAGAPLPHQGGGGGPGVLDPDSAEVRRTSRRKRQKQVEYREMDESLANLSEDEYYSEEERNAKAEKERKQVIPPPAPPPEEENDSEPEEPSGESCLRLEGLPGVEGAAFQSRLPHDRMTSQEAACFPDIISGPQQTQKVFLYIRNRTLQLWLDNPKIQLTFEITAQQLEAPYNSDAVLVHRIHSYLERHGLINFGIYKRVKTLPTKKTGKVIVIGGGVSGLAAARQLQSFGMDVTVLESRDRVGGRVATFRKGNYVADLGAMVVTGLGGNPMAVVSKQVNMELAKIKQKCPLYEANGQAGERCTSVPKEKDEMVEQEFNRLLEATSFLSHQLDFNFLNNKPVSLGQALEVVIQLQEKHVKDEQIEHWNKIVKTQEELRDLLNKMVSTKERVKELHQQFKEASDVKPPRDITAEFLVKSKHRDLTSLCKEYDELQEQQGKLEEKLQELEANPPSDVYLSSRDRQILDWHFANLEFANATPLSTLSLKHWDQDDDFEFTGSHLTVRNGYSCVPVALAEGLDIKLNTAVRQVRYTASGCEVIAVNTRSATQTFIYKCDAVLCTLPLGVLKQQPPAVQFVPPLPEWKTSAIQRMGFGNLNKVVLCFDRVFWDPSVNLFGHVGSTTASRGELFLFWNLYKAPILLALMAGEAAGIMENISDDVIVGRCLAILKGIFGSSAVPQPKETVVTRWRADPWARGSYSYVAAGSSGNDYDLMAQPITPGPAIPGASQPVPRLFFAGEHTIRNYPATVHGALLSGLREAGRIADQFLGAMYTLPRQAAPTAASNPPQAQPAAATV